A section of the Chryseobacterium scophthalmum genome encodes:
- the nuoF gene encoding NADH-quinone oxidoreductase subunit NuoF: MSKKLLLKDAHVEGIRYFKTYRKQGGYGAAEKAFKMTPEEILEEVKVSGLRGRGGAGFPTGMKWSFLAKPEGVPRHLVVNADESEPGTFKDRYLMEFIPHLLIEGMLISSFVLGSNVSYIYIRGEYSWIPDILEEAIEEAKAAGFLGKNILGTGFDCEIYVQRGGGAYICGEETALLESLEGKRGNPRLKPPFPAVKGLWERPTVVNNVESIAAIVPIIDITGAEYAKIGVGRSTGTKLISACGNINKPGVYEIDMTITVEEFIYSDEYCGGIPNGKKLKACIPGGSSVPIVPANLLLKTVNGEPRYMNYESLADGGFATGTMMGSGGFIVLDEDQCIVEHTMTLARFYNHESCGQCTPCREGTGWMYKILKKIEKGEGKMEDIDLLWDIQRKIEGNTICPLGDAAAWPVAAAIRHFRDEFEWHIKNPELSQTQNYGLAHYADPIPAAASN, from the coding sequence ATGAGTAAAAAACTTTTACTTAAAGACGCACACGTAGAAGGAATACGCTACTTCAAAACTTACCGCAAACAAGGAGGTTACGGAGCAGCAGAAAAAGCCTTTAAAATGACACCGGAAGAAATCCTTGAAGAAGTAAAAGTTTCAGGTCTTCGTGGTCGTGGTGGTGCAGGTTTCCCAACAGGAATGAAGTGGAGCTTTCTGGCAAAACCAGAAGGCGTACCAAGACACTTGGTAGTAAATGCCGATGAATCTGAACCGGGAACTTTCAAAGACAGATATCTGATGGAATTCATTCCTCATCTTTTGATTGAGGGAATGTTGATTTCATCTTTCGTTTTAGGTTCAAACGTTTCTTATATCTACATCCGTGGAGAATATTCATGGATTCCTGATATTTTAGAAGAGGCTATTGAAGAAGCAAAAGCTGCAGGATTTTTAGGTAAAAACATCTTAGGAACTGGTTTCGATTGCGAAATTTATGTTCAAAGAGGTGGTGGAGCTTATATCTGCGGTGAAGAAACTGCTTTGCTTGAATCTCTTGAAGGAAAAAGAGGAAACCCAAGATTGAAACCACCTTTCCCTGCTGTAAAAGGACTTTGGGAAAGACCAACGGTTGTAAATAATGTTGAATCTATTGCAGCAATCGTTCCGATTATCGATATTACAGGAGCAGAATATGCTAAAATAGGAGTTGGTAGATCGACTGGTACAAAATTGATTTCTGCTTGCGGAAATATCAATAAACCCGGAGTTTACGAAATCGATATGACCATTACAGTTGAAGAATTTATTTATTCTGATGAATATTGTGGTGGAATTCCAAACGGTAAAAAGCTAAAGGCTTGTATTCCTGGAGGAAGTTCAGTTCCGATTGTTCCGGCAAATTTATTATTGAAAACGGTAAACGGTGAACCAAGATATATGAATTATGAATCTCTTGCTGACGGTGGTTTTGCTACCGGAACAATGATGGGTTCAGGTGGATTTATCGTTTTGGATGAAGACCAGTGTATCGTAGAACATACCATGACCTTAGCGAGATTTTATAATCACGAAAGTTGCGGACAATGTACTCCTTGCCGTGAAGGAACGGGATGGATGTACAAAATTTTGAAAAAAATTGAGAAAGGAGAAGGAAAAATGGAAGACATCGATTTGCTTTGGGATATCCAGAGAAAAATTGAAGGAAACACAATTTGTCCTTTAGGTGATGCGGCAGCTTGGCCTGTTGCAGCAGCGATCCGTCATTTCAGAGATGAATTCGAGTGGCATATTAAAAACCCAGAATTGTCTCAGACACAGAATTATGGTTTGGCTCATTATGCAGATCCTATTCCGGCTGCAGCAAGTAATTAA
- a CDS encoding NADH-quinone oxidoreductase subunit D yields MKDNSLSNILNQHNSNEQIDGQLYTLNLGPTHPATHGIFQNVLTMDGERILHAEQTVGYIHRAFEKISERRNYAQITTLTDRMNYCSAPINNLGWHMTVEKLIGVKVPKRVDYMRVILMELARIGDHLICNGVTGMDAGAITGLTYMFIERERIYDMYEQICGARMTTNMGRIGGFERDFTPKFHELLKDFLKTFPARFQEFCNLLERNRIFMDRTIGAGAISAERALSYGFTGPNLRATGVDYDVRVAQPYSSYEDFDFIIPVGTSGDTYDRFMVRQQEIWESLKIINQAYDNLPEGPFHADVPEFYLPEKADVYKKMEALIYHFKIVMGETDVPKGEVYHPVEGGNGELGFYLVSDGGRSPYRLHFRRPCFIYYQAYPEMITGSVISDAIVTMCSMNVIAGELDA; encoded by the coding sequence ATGAAAGACAACTCATTATCTAATATACTTAACCAGCACAATAGTAACGAACAAATCGACGGGCAATTATACACCCTGAATTTGGGACCTACTCACCCTGCAACGCACGGAATCTTTCAAAACGTTCTTACGATGGACGGTGAAAGAATTCTTCATGCAGAGCAGACCGTTGGTTATATCCACAGAGCTTTTGAAAAAATTTCTGAAAGAAGAAATTATGCTCAAATCACCACGCTTACAGACCGTATGAACTACTGTTCTGCGCCAATCAACAATCTTGGATGGCACATGACGGTAGAAAAGCTGATTGGTGTAAAAGTTCCGAAACGTGTAGATTATATGCGTGTTATTTTAATGGAATTGGCAAGGATCGGTGACCACTTGATCTGTAACGGAGTTACCGGAATGGATGCAGGTGCAATTACAGGTCTTACCTATATGTTCATCGAAAGAGAGCGTATTTACGATATGTACGAGCAGATTTGTGGAGCTAGAATGACAACGAATATGGGAAGAATCGGAGGTTTTGAAAGAGATTTCACTCCAAAATTCCATGAGTTGCTGAAAGATTTCTTAAAAACGTTCCCAGCAAGATTCCAGGAATTCTGTAATCTATTGGAGAGAAATAGAATATTTATGGACAGAACCATTGGTGCAGGTGCAATTTCAGCAGAAAGAGCATTAAGCTATGGTTTCACAGGTCCAAATTTACGTGCAACAGGTGTAGATTATGATGTAAGAGTTGCACAACCATATTCTTCTTATGAAGATTTTGATTTCATCATTCCTGTAGGAACTTCTGGTGACACTTACGACCGTTTCATGGTTCGTCAGCAGGAAATTTGGGAATCTTTGAAAATAATCAACCAAGCGTACGACAATTTGCCGGAAGGTCCTTTCCACGCAGATGTTCCAGAATTTTATCTTCCTGAAAAAGCTGACGTTTACAAAAAGATGGAAGCTTTGATTTACCATTTCAAAATCGTAATGGGGGAAACTGACGTACCAAAAGGAGAAGTTTATCATCCTGTAGAAGGTGGAAACGGAGAATTAGGATTCTATTTGGTGAGTGATGGAGGAAGAAGTCCTTACAGACTTCACTTTAGAAGACCATGTTTTATCTACTACCAAGCATATCCTGAAATGATCACAGGTTCTGTAATTTCAGATGCTATCGTTACAATGTGTAGTATGAACGTGATTGCAGGAGAATTAGACGCATAA
- a CDS encoding NADH-quinone oxidoreductase subunit A produces MNLPESYIPILIQAGVAIGFVAVSLLGAHFLGPKQKKGNSVKNQSWECGVPVEGNARTPFSIKYFLTAVLFVLFDIEIVFFYPYAVNFREFGLEGFFAVLTFVAIFFLAFFYVWKRGALDWDK; encoded by the coding sequence ATGAATTTACCTGAAAGTTATATTCCGATCCTTATACAAGCCGGTGTTGCCATAGGTTTTGTAGCCGTTTCTTTGCTTGGAGCTCATTTTCTGGGTCCAAAGCAGAAAAAAGGAAATTCTGTAAAAAACCAAAGCTGGGAATGTGGTGTACCTGTTGAAGGAAACGCAAGAACTCCATTCTCAATTAAGTATTTCTTAACTGCGGTATTGTTTGTATTATTCGATATCGAAATCGTATTTTTTTATCCGTACGCTGTAAACTTCAGAGAATTTGGTCTTGAAGGATTCTTTGCTGTACTTACATTTGTTGCTATTTTCTTCCTTGCATTTTTCTATGTCTGGAAACGTGGCGCATTAGACTGGGATAAATAA
- a CDS encoding IMPACT family protein — MLHEYKTIEKPVENTLLKEKGSKFIGFAFPVNNETELKNALEKIRTEHPKATHHCYAFRMGLNGENYRANDDGEPSGSAGLPIYNQLLANEITNVLVISVRYYGGTKLGVSGLVKAYKESAKITLEEAQIITKELETEIEIQFQFNQQNLIFTLLSKFDAKVLNFDSQQTAVISARIKLKHKDAITESLNNIQNVVCKIIE, encoded by the coding sequence ATGCTGCACGAATACAAAACTATAGAAAAACCTGTAGAAAACACTTTACTTAAAGAAAAAGGAAGCAAGTTCATCGGTTTTGCTTTTCCGGTTAATAATGAAACTGAGCTTAAAAATGCTTTAGAGAAAATAAGAACAGAGCATCCGAAAGCTACGCATCATTGCTATGCTTTCAGAATGGGTTTAAATGGAGAAAATTATCGCGCAAATGACGATGGAGAACCATCCGGAAGCGCAGGCTTACCAATTTACAATCAACTTCTAGCTAATGAAATAACCAATGTTTTAGTGATAAGCGTTCGTTATTATGGCGGAACAAAACTAGGCGTTTCAGGTTTGGTAAAAGCTTATAAAGAATCTGCTAAAATTACTTTAGAAGAAGCCCAAATCATTACAAAAGAACTGGAAACTGAAATAGAAATTCAGTTTCAGTTTAATCAGCAGAATCTTATTTTCACTTTGCTCTCAAAATTTGATGCTAAAGTCTTGAATTTTGATTCACAGCAAACAGCTGTTATTTCTGCGAGAATAAAGCTTAAACATAAAGATGCTATCACTGAGTCTTTAAACAATATTCAAAATGTTGTCTGTAAAATAATTGAATAA
- a CDS encoding NADH-quinone oxidoreductase subunit C has protein sequence MTNEFVLEAITREFPESVISSSEPYGMLTVEIKKEDIKKIIHYLKDSSLEINFLTDVCGIHYPEFPEKEIGVVYHLHNMMTNFRIRIKAFMSRENVEVDSLTELYAGANWMERETFDFYGIKFKGHPDLRPILNMEDLGYHPMLKEYRLEDGTRTDKNDTMFGR, from the coding sequence ATGACGAACGAATTTGTATTAGAAGCGATAACGAGAGAGTTTCCGGAATCTGTAATTTCCAGCTCAGAGCCTTATGGAATGCTGACTGTAGAAATTAAAAAAGAGGATATCAAAAAAATAATTCATTATCTTAAAGATTCATCATTGGAAATTAATTTCCTTACTGATGTTTGTGGAATCCATTACCCAGAATTTCCAGAGAAAGAAATCGGAGTTGTTTATCACTTGCATAATATGATGACGAATTTCAGAATCCGTATAAAAGCTTTTATGTCAAGAGAGAATGTTGAAGTAGATTCTTTAACAGAGCTTTATGCAGGAGCCAATTGGATGGAAAGAGAAACTTTTGATTTTTATGGAATTAAATTTAAAGGACATCCTGATTTAAGACCTATCCTGAATATGGAAGACCTTGGTTATCATCCAATGCTGAAAGAATACCGTCTTGAAGATGGTACCAGAACAGATAAGAACGACACCATGTTTGGTAGATAG
- the nuoH gene encoding NADH-quinone oxidoreductase subunit NuoH yields the protein MDLITFKLILVLALFLLSLTIAAYSTWAERKVAAIMQDRIGPNRSGPFGLLQPLADGGKFFFKEDFTPANAEKFLFVLGPALVMFISLITGAVIPWGKTLNLGGVSYDLQVANIDVGVLFIIGMASIGVYGIMIGGWASNNKYSLLGAIRASSQMISYELAMGLALLSIIMMTGSLDLKVITENQTEGKLWGIIPIGSGMNWNIFYQPLAFLIFFVAALAETNRHPFDLPECESELVTGYTTEYSSMKLGLYMFGEYVNMFISNAFMVVLFFGGYNYPGIDWVTENWGENVAGILSIVAFLTKTVIGILIFMWIRWTLPRFRYDQLMHLGWKTLIPLALVNLMITGAVILAFGN from the coding sequence ATGGATTTAATTACATTTAAATTAATACTTGTACTTGCACTTTTCCTGCTTTCATTAACGATCGCAGCCTACTCTACTTGGGCAGAAAGAAAAGTTGCAGCCATTATGCAGGACAGAATCGGGCCAAACAGATCAGGACCATTCGGTTTGCTACAGCCTCTTGCAGATGGTGGTAAATTTTTCTTTAAAGAAGACTTTACTCCGGCCAATGCAGAAAAGTTTCTTTTCGTATTGGGACCTGCGTTGGTGATGTTTATTTCATTAATTACCGGAGCGGTTATTCCTTGGGGAAAAACGTTAAACTTAGGCGGAGTTTCTTATGATTTACAAGTTGCTAACATTGATGTTGGTGTACTTTTCATCATCGGAATGGCTTCTATCGGAGTTTACGGAATTATGATCGGAGGTTGGGCTTCCAACAACAAGTATTCATTATTAGGTGCAATTCGTGCTTCTTCGCAGATGATCTCTTACGAATTGGCGATGGGTCTTGCATTACTTTCTATCATTATGATGACAGGAAGTTTAGATTTAAAAGTAATTACTGAAAATCAAACTGAAGGAAAACTTTGGGGAATTATCCCTATCGGTTCTGGGATGAACTGGAATATTTTTTACCAACCATTAGCATTCTTAATTTTCTTTGTGGCAGCTTTGGCAGAAACCAACCGTCACCCTTTCGATTTACCTGAATGTGAATCTGAATTGGTAACAGGGTATACTACCGAATATTCTTCAATGAAATTAGGTTTATACATGTTTGGTGAATATGTGAATATGTTTATTTCTAATGCTTTCATGGTGGTACTTTTCTTCGGAGGGTACAACTATCCGGGAATTGACTGGGTTACTGAAAACTGGGGAGAAAATGTAGCAGGTATTTTGAGTATCGTAGCATTTTTAACTAAAACGGTAATCGGAATTTTGATCTTTATGTGGATCAGATGGACGCTTCCAAGATTCAGATACGATCAATTGATGCATTTAGGATGGAAAACATTAATTCCATTGGCATTGGTTAACTTAATGATTACAGGAGCTGTGATTTTAGCTTTTGGAAATTAA
- a CDS encoding 2Fe-2S iron-sulfur cluster-binding protein: MSEEVKKFKITIDGQTAEVLPGTSILEAARQIGGKSVPPAMCYYSKLETSGGRCRTCLVEVSKGSEADPRPMPKLVASCRTNVMDGMEVKNLSSEKAQEGRKAVTEFLLVNHPLDCPVCDQAGECHLQDLGYEHGNLETRTEFERNTYEADDLGPHIKLNMNRCILCARCVLAANQLTGEREHGILFRGDHAEISTYLNKALDNDFIGNVIDVCPVGALTDRTARFASRVWFTKPMNASCKCDKCSGKATVYLKGDEVVRVTARKDQWGEVEEFICDTCRFERKSLSDWNIEGPRHIDRHSVISLNHYEKPKDELRVLDNPMAKEISEKDEK; this comes from the coding sequence ATGAGCGAAGAGGTTAAAAAATTCAAAATAACGATAGACGGACAAACTGCTGAAGTTTTGCCCGGGACTTCTATTTTGGAAGCTGCAAGACAAATCGGTGGAAAATCTGTTCCTCCAGCAATGTGTTACTACAGCAAATTGGAAACCAGCGGTGGAAGATGTAGAACATGTTTGGTAGAAGTTTCTAAAGGTTCAGAAGCAGATCCGCGTCCTATGCCAAAATTGGTAGCAAGCTGCAGAACAAATGTGATGGACGGAATGGAAGTGAAAAACCTTTCTTCTGAAAAAGCTCAAGAAGGTAGAAAAGCTGTTACTGAATTCTTGTTGGTAAATCACCCTTTAGATTGCCCGGTTTGTGATCAGGCAGGTGAATGTCACCTTCAGGATCTAGGTTACGAGCACGGAAATCTTGAAACCAGAACTGAATTTGAAAGAAATACTTACGAAGCAGACGACTTGGGTCCACATATCAAGTTAAATATGAACCGTTGTATTCTTTGTGCAAGATGCGTTTTAGCGGCCAATCAACTGACAGGTGAACGTGAGCACGGAATTCTTTTCAGAGGAGATCATGCGGAAATTTCTACGTATTTAAATAAAGCTTTAGATAATGATTTCATCGGAAACGTGATCGACGTTTGTCCTGTTGGAGCATTAACAGATAGAACAGCTCGTTTTGCAAGCAGAGTTTGGTTTACAAAGCCAATGAACGCTTCTTGCAAATGTGATAAGTGTTCTGGAAAAGCAACAGTTTACTTGAAAGGTGACGAAGTTGTAAGAGTAACTGCTAGAAAAGATCAGTGGGGAGAAGTTGAAGAATTTATCTGTGATACTTGTCGTTTCGAAAGAAAATCTCTTTCAGACTGGAACATCGAAGGACCAAGACATATCGACAGACACTCTGTTATTTCATTAAACCATTACGAGAAGCCTAAAGACGAATTGAGAGTTTTAGACAATCCAATGGCTAAAGAAATCAGCGAAAAAGACGAAAAATAA
- the ribD gene encoding bifunctional diaminohydroxyphosphoribosylaminopyrimidine deaminase/5-amino-6-(5-phosphoribosylamino)uracil reductase RibD, translating to MQDEFYIRRCIELAQKAIGNTYPNPLVGSVIVHNGKIIGEGYHHKAGENHAEINAINSVEDKSLIPESTIYVSLEPCAHFGKTPPCALKIVELGFKKVVIGAMDSHDKVNGKGKKIIQDAGIEVVSGVLEKECIDLNKRFFTYHEKRRPFIILKWAESGDRFMDKDFKPTQISNSLTKQFVHQLRNNEHSILIGTMTALRDNPSLTTREIVGRNPIRILIDIDLKVPTDFNIYSNEAETLVFNSVKEGEEGNIKFIKTSRENFIENMLKKLHELQIQSIIVEGGSLVLQQFIDVGLWDETIIIKNKNLVLENGTKAPRFSETPIDTQDFRDNVIEFYKNSH from the coding sequence ATGCAAGACGAATTTTACATCAGAAGATGCATTGAGCTCGCTCAGAAAGCCATCGGAAATACCTATCCAAATCCATTGGTAGGAAGTGTGATTGTTCACAACGGTAAAATAATTGGTGAAGGTTATCACCATAAAGCGGGTGAAAATCATGCGGAAATTAACGCTATTAATTCCGTTGAAGATAAAAGTCTGATTCCTGAATCTACGATTTATGTTTCTTTGGAACCTTGTGCTCATTTCGGAAAAACTCCGCCTTGTGCTCTGAAAATTGTTGAACTTGGCTTTAAAAAAGTTGTTATCGGAGCAATGGATTCCCACGATAAAGTCAACGGAAAAGGCAAGAAAATCATTCAGGATGCAGGAATTGAAGTAGTTTCCGGAGTTTTGGAAAAAGAATGCATTGATTTAAACAAGAGATTTTTTACCTATCACGAAAAGAGAAGACCTTTTATTATCTTAAAATGGGCAGAATCTGGCGACCGTTTTATGGATAAAGATTTTAAGCCTACCCAAATCAGCAACTCACTGACCAAACAATTTGTACATCAGCTAAGAAACAACGAGCATTCTATTCTGATTGGCACAATGACGGCTTTGAGAGACAACCCAAGTCTTACTACAAGAGAAATTGTAGGCAGAAACCCAATCAGGATTTTGATCGATATTGATTTAAAAGTTCCAACCGATTTTAATATTTACAGCAATGAAGCCGAAACTTTGGTTTTTAATTCTGTAAAAGAAGGTGAAGAAGGAAATATAAAATTCATCAAAACTTCAAGAGAAAATTTCATCGAAAATATGTTGAAAAAATTACACGAACTTCAGATACAATCCATCATTGTGGAAGGCGGAAGTTTGGTTCTTCAACAGTTTATTGATGTAGGTTTATGGGACGAGACGATTATTATTAAAAATAAAAATTTAGTATTAGAAAACGGAACGAAAGCTCCAAGATTTAGTGAAACTCCGATTGATACTCAGGATTTCCGAGACAATGTTATTGAATTTTATAAAAATTCTCACTAA
- a CDS encoding zinc metallopeptidase, whose protein sequence is MTGYYLIIGLAMLISWFVSSRLKSKFEYYSNVHLRNGMSGKEVAEKMLRDNNIHDVQVISVPGQLTDHYNPADKTVNLSEGVYMQRNAAAAAVAAHECGHAVQHAVGYSMLQLRSKLVPVVNISSNLMQFVLMGGIVVMAMSGNKLVLLIGVIMFALTTLFAFVTLPVEYDASNRAMKWLKDTGTVTAEEFVGVKDSLTWAARTYLVAALGSLAQLIYFASLLMGGRRD, encoded by the coding sequence ATGACAGGTTATTATCTTATCATAGGACTTGCGATGCTGATTAGCTGGTTTGTTTCCTCAAGATTAAAATCTAAATTCGAATATTATTCAAACGTACATCTCAGAAACGGAATGTCGGGTAAAGAAGTTGCCGAAAAAATGTTGAGAGATAACAATATTCATGATGTTCAGGTAATTTCAGTTCCTGGGCAATTGACGGATCATTATAATCCGGCGGATAAAACGGTGAATCTTTCAGAAGGAGTTTATATGCAAAGAAACGCAGCTGCGGCGGCTGTTGCAGCTCACGAATGTGGTCATGCTGTACAACATGCTGTAGGATATTCAATGTTACAATTAAGATCAAAACTGGTTCCTGTTGTAAATATAAGTTCAAATTTAATGCAATTTGTATTGATGGGAGGGATTGTTGTTATGGCAATGAGTGGCAATAAATTAGTTCTATTAATAGGAGTAATTATGTTTGCTCTTACTACATTATTTGCATTTGTAACACTTCCTGTAGAGTATGACGCAAGTAACAGAGCTATGAAATGGCTGAAAGATACAGGAACGGTTACCGCAGAAGAATTTGTTGGTGTTAAAGACAGTCTTACCTGGGCGGCGCGAACTTATTTGGTGGCAGCTTTAGGATCTTTAGCACAGTTGATATACTTTGCTTCTCTGTTAATGGGAGGCAGAAGAGATTAA
- the nuoE gene encoding complex I 24 kDa subunit family protein has translation MSETIAFKPESLQQVHKIMARYPEGRQKSALLPVLHLAQKEFGGWLDVPVMDYVAELLSIKPIEVYEVATFYTMFNMKPVGKYVLEVCRTGPCMVCGSEKILDHIRTKLNIKDGQTTEDGMFTLKPAECLGACGYAPMMQLGKFYHENLTIEKVDEILDLCREGQVDLG, from the coding sequence ATGAGCGAAACAATAGCTTTTAAACCGGAAAGTTTACAGCAGGTACACAAAATCATGGCAAGATATCCTGAAGGAAGACAAAAGTCTGCCCTTCTTCCCGTTCTGCATTTAGCGCAGAAAGAATTTGGAGGATGGCTGGATGTTCCTGTAATGGATTATGTTGCTGAATTATTGAGTATTAAACCTATCGAAGTATATGAAGTAGCTACTTTTTATACCATGTTTAATATGAAGCCGGTGGGTAAATATGTTTTGGAAGTTTGCAGAACCGGACCTTGTATGGTTTGTGGAAGCGAAAAAATTCTGGATCATATCAGAACAAAACTAAATATAAAAGACGGGCAAACTACTGAAGATGGAATGTTCACTTTAAAACCTGCTGAATGTCTTGGAGCTTGCGGATACGCACCAATGATGCAGTTAGGAAAATTTTATCACGAAAATTTAACGATAGAAAAAGTTGACGAAATCCTTGATCTTTGCAGAGAAGGACAAGTTGATTTGGGCTAA
- a CDS encoding NADH-quinone oxidoreductase subunit B, producing MSDQKPIIRTDAPAPEGFEGEGFFATKLSSVIGMARKFSLWPLPFATSCCGIEFMATLNPTYDASRFGMERNSFSPRQADMLMVCGTISKKLGPVLKEVYTQMAEPKWVVAVGACASSGGIFDTYSVLQGIDKIIPVDVYVPGCPPRPEQIIEGVMQVQALAESESIRRRDMPEYQALLDSYNISN from the coding sequence ATGTCAGATCAAAAACCAATTATAAGAACAGATGCACCAGCTCCGGAAGGATTTGAAGGAGAAGGGTTTTTCGCAACCAAATTGAGCAGTGTAATCGGAATGGCTAGAAAGTTTTCACTTTGGCCGTTACCTTTTGCTACTTCTTGTTGCGGTATCGAGTTCATGGCTACTCTAAATCCAACGTATGATGCATCAAGATTTGGTATGGAAAGAAACTCTTTCTCGCCAAGACAAGCAGATATGTTGATGGTTTGCGGAACTATTTCTAAAAAATTAGGTCCTGTTTTAAAAGAAGTTTACACTCAAATGGCAGAACCCAAATGGGTAGTTGCTGTTGGAGCTTGCGCTTCAAGCGGAGGTATTTTTGATACGTATTCAGTTTTACAGGGAATTGATAAAATTATTCCGGTAGACGTTTACGTTCCTGGTTGTCCTCCAAGACCAGAGCAAATTATTGAAGGCGTAATGCAGGTGCAGGCTTTAGCAGAAAGCGAAAGCATCAGAAGAAGAGATATGCCGGAATACCAAGCATTGCTTGATTCTTATAATATTAGCAATTAA
- a CDS encoding GTP cyclohydrolase, with the protein MSKVSILEVKTPEDLKQFVKFPMNLYKNNPYYVPSFIKDEINVWNPQENPALQYSEAKQFLAWKDNKIVGRIAVIINHKEEKELGIKKVRFGWIDFIDDTEVSKALIDTAINYAKEHQIDNIEGPMGFTNLDKAGMLTFGFEKIATMIGIYNHEYYPKHIENLGLVKEKEWVEFEMNFPKVLPPKVEKFSSLIAEKYNLRVLDFKSKEEILPYVKPMFKLLDETYKHLSTYTPISEEQIKTYKEKFFPMIAKNYVICVVDEHDELVSFAVTMPSYSKALQKSKGKLFPFGWWHFLQAQKKNDRANFYLIGIHPEYQRRGVTAIIFKEIFVRFNNMGIDFAETNPELEENKSVQVLWQDYNPVNHKRRRTYSLKF; encoded by the coding sequence ATGTCAAAAGTTTCCATTCTTGAAGTAAAAACTCCCGAAGATTTAAAGCAATTTGTAAAATTCCCAATGAATTTATACAAAAACAATCCCTATTATGTTCCTTCATTTATAAAAGACGAAATTAATGTATGGAATCCTCAGGAAAACCCTGCCTTGCAATATTCTGAAGCAAAGCAGTTTTTAGCATGGAAAGACAATAAAATAGTGGGAAGAATTGCCGTAATCATCAATCATAAAGAAGAAAAAGAACTGGGTATAAAAAAAGTTCGTTTCGGATGGATTGATTTTATTGATGACACAGAAGTTTCAAAAGCATTGATTGACACCGCTATAAATTACGCTAAAGAACATCAGATCGACAACATTGAAGGACCAATGGGTTTTACCAATCTAGACAAAGCAGGAATGCTGACTTTCGGATTTGAGAAAATCGCTACGATGATCGGTATTTACAACCATGAGTATTACCCGAAACATATTGAAAATCTCGGTCTTGTAAAAGAAAAAGAATGGGTAGAATTTGAAATGAATTTCCCAAAAGTACTTCCTCCAAAAGTAGAAAAATTCAGCTCACTGATTGCGGAAAAATATAACTTAAGAGTTTTAGACTTCAAAAGCAAAGAAGAGATTTTACCTTACGTAAAACCAATGTTTAAGCTACTTGACGAAACGTACAAACATCTTTCGACCTACACCCCTATTTCTGAAGAGCAAATTAAAACATACAAAGAGAAATTCTTCCCGATGATTGCCAAAAACTACGTCATCTGTGTAGTTGATGAGCATGATGAGTTGGTTTCTTTTGCTGTTACGATGCCTTCTTATTCTAAAGCTTTACAAAAATCTAAAGGAAAACTTTTTCCTTTCGGTTGGTGGCATTTTTTACAGGCTCAAAAGAAAAACGACCGCGCTAATTTTTACTTAATCGGAATTCATCCCGAATACCAAAGACGTGGTGTAACTGCTATTATTTTCAAAGAAATTTTCGTACGATTCAACAATATGGGAATCGATTTTGCGGAAACCAATCCTGAGTTGGAAGAAAACAAAAGCGTACAGGTTCTTTGGCAGGATTACAATCCGGTAAATCATAAAAGAAGAAGAACCTATTCTTTAAAATTCTAA